The Microbacterium sp. LWH7-1.2 genome window below encodes:
- a CDS encoding zinc-dependent alcohol dehydrogenase family protein — protein MLATVIHAARDIRVENVPDPVLSTGADAIVRVVAACVCGSDLWPYRGVTPTREPHRIGHEFVGVVEEVGDEVEVVRPGDFVIAPFYVCDGTCANCRNGVSTSCLTGGWWGSDDRVGGFADGGQGERVRVPLADGTLAVVPGPVADAEVPGLLTLSDVMGTGHHAAVSAGVGPGDAVAVVGDGAVGLCAIIAAKRLGATRIIAMSRHPQRQALAREFGATHIVAERGEAGIEAVLALTGGIGADRVLECVGTKESMDQALRSTRPGGMVGYVGVPNGGPELPVRQMFNRNVGVNGGVAPVRGYIEELLPDVRSGAIRPGRVFDLELPLADAAEAYAAMDERRATKVLLRP, from the coding sequence ATGCTCGCCACCGTCATCCATGCCGCCCGCGACATCCGCGTCGAGAACGTCCCCGATCCCGTGCTGTCCACCGGCGCCGATGCGATCGTGCGCGTGGTCGCCGCATGCGTGTGCGGCTCCGACCTCTGGCCCTACCGCGGCGTCACGCCCACACGCGAGCCGCATCGGATCGGCCACGAATTCGTCGGCGTCGTCGAGGAGGTCGGCGACGAGGTCGAGGTCGTGCGTCCCGGCGACTTCGTGATCGCCCCGTTCTACGTGTGCGACGGCACCTGCGCGAACTGCCGGAACGGCGTCAGCACCTCATGCCTCACCGGCGGCTGGTGGGGCAGCGACGACCGCGTCGGCGGCTTCGCCGACGGCGGCCAGGGCGAGCGCGTGCGCGTGCCGCTCGCCGACGGCACGCTGGCGGTCGTACCGGGACCCGTGGCGGATGCCGAGGTTCCGGGCCTCCTCACCCTCAGCGACGTCATGGGCACGGGCCACCACGCCGCGGTCTCGGCGGGCGTCGGCCCTGGCGACGCCGTCGCGGTGGTCGGCGACGGCGCGGTCGGGCTGTGCGCGATCATCGCGGCCAAGCGCCTCGGCGCAACGAGGATCATCGCGATGTCGCGTCATCCGCAGCGGCAGGCGCTCGCGCGCGAGTTCGGCGCCACCCACATCGTGGCGGAGCGCGGCGAGGCCGGAATCGAGGCGGTGCTCGCGCTCACCGGTGGCATCGGTGCGGACCGCGTTCTCGAATGCGTCGGCACCAAGGAGTCGATGGACCAGGCGCTGCGCTCGACGCGTCCCGGCGGCATGGTCGGCTATGTGGGCGTGCCCAACGGCGGACCGGAGCTGCCGGTGCGGCAGATGTTCAACCGCAACGTGGGCGTGAACGGCGGCGTCGCGCCCGTGCGCGGCTACATCGAGGAACTCCTGCCCGATGTGCGCTCGGGTGCGATCCGGCCGGGCCGCGTGTTCGACCTCGAGCTCCCGCTTGCCGACGCCGCCGAGGCGTACGCTGCGATGGACGAGCGGCGCGCGACGAAGGTGCTGCTGCGGCCGTGA
- a CDS encoding PH domain-containing protein: MFDPRIEKHLISDQGEHVVDEVRKHWAATVSAVLELFGGVVVLLLAFFVPAQAWWVPALLGAAVTLHAIWRVFEQHTDRFVITNMRVFRVHGILSQRIATMPLARILDISVYKPLIGRIFGYGHFVFESAAQEQGLREIKYVGDPDQRGLTIQRVIQQAGLRGAAGRPGAEQFAGAPFAPAAPPAPPAAASVTVVPVVDDRSSTAPVPDVRRGSTTSGWDWLADAQRREDERLAQLRGEATPSPAPFDPDRTNTAPIELPR, encoded by the coding sequence ATGTTCGATCCGCGGATCGAGAAGCACCTGATCTCGGATCAGGGAGAGCACGTCGTCGACGAGGTCCGCAAGCACTGGGCCGCCACGGTCTCGGCGGTGCTCGAGCTGTTCGGCGGCGTCGTCGTGCTCCTGCTCGCCTTCTTCGTCCCCGCGCAGGCCTGGTGGGTGCCGGCGCTCCTCGGCGCCGCGGTGACCCTGCACGCGATCTGGCGGGTCTTCGAGCAGCACACCGACCGCTTCGTCATCACCAACATGCGCGTCTTCCGCGTGCACGGCATCCTGTCGCAGCGCATCGCCACCATGCCGCTTGCGCGCATCCTCGACATCTCGGTGTACAAGCCGCTCATCGGCCGGATCTTCGGCTACGGCCACTTCGTCTTCGAGTCCGCGGCGCAGGAGCAGGGGCTGCGCGAGATCAAGTACGTCGGCGATCCCGACCAGCGCGGGCTCACGATCCAGCGCGTCATCCAGCAGGCCGGCCTCCGCGGTGCCGCCGGCCGGCCGGGGGCGGAACAGTTCGCCGGGGCGCCCTTCGCGCCTGCGGCACCGCCGGCGCCTCCGGCCGCGGCATCCGTCACCGTCGTGCCGGTCGTCGACGACCGCAGCTCGACCGCTCCGGTCCCCGACGTGCGGCGCGGCTCCACGACATCGGGGTGGGACTGGCTCGCAGACGCACAGCGGCGGGAGGACGAGCGGCTGGCGCAGCTGCGCGGAGAGGCGACCCCGTCGCCGGCGCCCTTCGATCCCGACCGGACGAATACGGCCCCGATCGAGCTCCCCCGCTGA
- a CDS encoding NAD(P)-binding domain-containing protein: MEPAPVDVIVIGAGQAGLSAAYHLQRRGFVPLSRASAVDQTFLVVDANPEPGGAWQHRWASLRMATVNGIHELPGFAVPPADPAAASRDILPAYFAEYEERFALDVLRPVQVKAVRRADDDPRGRLRVETDRGTWAARFVINATGTWTRPFWPHYPGQERFRGRQLHVGDYVSAEGFRGERVVIVGAGVSAVQLLDEISHVADTFWVTRREPDWVEEDFDIPARVAAIAGVEDRVRRGLPPGSVISVTGMHWTPWARAAETRGVLVRHPMFSSIEEDGVCMPDGTLERADVILWATGFRPALDHLAPLRLRTPEGGFRVENGRSIDEPRLFLIGYGPSQSTVGANRAGRDAVRAIVADPVAIAA, translated from the coding sequence ATGGAGCCCGCACCCGTCGACGTCATCGTGATCGGTGCCGGCCAGGCGGGACTCTCCGCCGCGTATCACCTGCAGCGCCGCGGCTTCGTCCCGCTCTCGCGCGCAAGCGCCGTGGACCAAACGTTCCTCGTGGTCGATGCCAACCCCGAGCCCGGCGGAGCGTGGCAGCACCGCTGGGCGTCGCTGCGGATGGCGACGGTGAACGGCATCCATGAGCTGCCTGGATTCGCCGTGCCCCCGGCGGATCCCGCAGCGGCGAGCCGCGACATCCTTCCCGCGTATTTCGCGGAGTACGAGGAGCGTTTCGCGCTCGACGTGCTCCGGCCCGTGCAGGTGAAGGCGGTGCGCCGCGCCGACGACGACCCCCGCGGTCGGCTGCGGGTCGAGACCGACCGCGGCACGTGGGCCGCGCGCTTCGTGATCAATGCCACAGGCACGTGGACGCGTCCGTTCTGGCCGCACTATCCGGGGCAGGAGCGCTTCCGCGGGCGGCAGCTGCACGTGGGCGACTACGTCTCGGCCGAAGGGTTCCGCGGCGAGCGCGTCGTCATCGTCGGCGCCGGCGTCTCGGCGGTGCAGCTGCTCGACGAGATCTCGCACGTCGCCGACACCTTCTGGGTGACGCGGCGCGAGCCGGACTGGGTCGAGGAGGACTTCGACATCCCGGCGCGCGTCGCCGCCATCGCCGGCGTCGAGGACCGCGTGCGCCGGGGTCTTCCGCCCGGCAGTGTCATCTCGGTGACCGGGATGCACTGGACGCCCTGGGCGCGGGCGGCCGAGACTCGCGGCGTGCTGGTGCGGCATCCGATGTTCTCCTCGATCGAGGAGGACGGCGTCTGCATGCCCGACGGGACGCTGGAGCGCGCCGACGTGATCCTGTGGGCCACGGGCTTCCGGCCCGCGCTCGACCATCTCGCGCCGCTGCGGCTGCGCACGCCCGAAGGCGGGTTCCGTGTCGAGAACGGGCGCTCGATCGACGAGCCGCGCCTCTTCCTCATCGGCTACGGCCCGTCGCAGTCGACCGTGGGCGCGAATCGAGCGGGCCGTGACGCCGTCCGAGCGATCGTGGCGGACCCGGTCGCGATCGCCGCCTGA
- a CDS encoding response regulator transcription factor: MTDVQGPSTAPDPEGASVEEARVAVVIEDEEDIRSLLSTVLAQAGFEVHGAANGADGVELVRERRPLVTTLDVNMPGMDGFETAKRIRAISSTYIVMLSARSEEIDALQGLEAGADDYVAKPFRPRELRARIDAMLRRPRQVAPADPEAVGENGPPDGVWLEHHGLRLNASTHLVTVDDQDVELTRSEFDILADLLVAGRRVRAKSDLALMLRGDQYAVSDFVSDSDARAIEVHMANLRRKLGESPAQPRWIETVRGVGYRLTA; the protein is encoded by the coding sequence ATGACCGACGTCCAGGGTCCGTCGACGGCACCGGACCCGGAGGGTGCATCGGTGGAAGAAGCGCGCGTCGCGGTCGTGATCGAGGACGAGGAAGACATCCGTTCTCTCCTGTCGACCGTGCTCGCTCAAGCGGGCTTCGAGGTGCACGGCGCGGCCAACGGCGCGGACGGCGTGGAGCTGGTGCGGGAGCGCCGGCCACTGGTGACGACGCTCGACGTCAACATGCCGGGCATGGACGGCTTCGAGACCGCCAAGCGCATCCGCGCCATCAGCTCGACCTACATCGTGATGCTCAGCGCCCGCAGCGAGGAGATCGACGCTCTGCAGGGACTCGAGGCGGGGGCCGACGACTACGTCGCCAAGCCCTTCCGCCCGCGCGAGCTGCGCGCCCGCATCGACGCGATGCTGCGCCGGCCGCGGCAGGTGGCGCCGGCCGACCCCGAGGCCGTCGGTGAGAACGGGCCGCCGGACGGCGTCTGGCTCGAGCACCACGGGCTGCGCCTCAATGCCTCGACCCACCTCGTCACCGTCGACGACCAGGACGTCGAGCTCACGCGAAGCGAGTTCGACATCCTCGCCGACCTCCTCGTGGCAGGCCGGCGAGTCCGGGCGAAGTCGGATCTCGCCCTCATGCTGCGCGGCGACCAGTACGCGGTCAGCGACTTCGTCTCCGACAGCGATGCCCGCGCGATCGAGGTGCACATGGCGAACCTCCGACGCAAGCTCGGCGAGTCGCCGGCGCAGCCGCGGTGGATCGAGACCGTCCGCGGCGTCGGTTACCGCCTCACCGCCTGA
- a CDS encoding isocitrate lyase/phosphoenolpyruvate mutase family protein: MTTQAEKAQTLARLHAAPEILRLVNVWDAVSARTIAALPETRAIATAGHSIAATFGYPDGGIPLETTLDMVGRIVEAVGDLPVSTDLDAGYGDPGETVRRAIGKGVVGANVEDRLVPLDEAAATVEAIIAAGEAEGVPFVLNARTDAFVRAGKRPIEESIADAIERGRAYLAAGADLVFVPGILNADVTRRLVEGIGERKISVIGVPGALPAGEYEALGVARISYGPTTQRVALTALQDLAADLYADGVIPASTRALN; this comes from the coding sequence ATGACCACTCAGGCAGAGAAAGCACAGACCCTCGCCCGACTGCACGCCGCCCCCGAGATCCTGCGCTTGGTGAACGTGTGGGACGCCGTGTCGGCCCGCACCATCGCCGCGCTCCCCGAGACCCGCGCCATCGCGACGGCGGGCCATTCGATCGCCGCGACGTTCGGCTATCCGGACGGCGGGATCCCGCTCGAGACCACGCTCGACATGGTCGGCCGGATCGTCGAGGCCGTGGGCGACCTTCCGGTGAGCACCGACCTCGACGCCGGCTACGGCGATCCCGGCGAGACCGTGCGTCGCGCGATCGGCAAGGGCGTCGTCGGCGCCAATGTGGAGGACCGCCTCGTGCCGCTCGACGAGGCCGCGGCCACCGTCGAGGCGATCATCGCGGCCGGGGAAGCAGAGGGCGTGCCGTTCGTCCTGAACGCCCGCACCGACGCGTTCGTGCGGGCCGGCAAGCGGCCGATCGAGGAGTCCATCGCCGACGCGATCGAGCGTGGACGCGCCTACCTCGCCGCCGGCGCCGACCTCGTGTTCGTGCCCGGCATCCTGAACGCCGACGTCACGCGCCGGCTCGTCGAGGGGATCGGCGAGCGCAAGATCAGCGTCATCGGCGTGCCCGGCGCGCTGCCGGCGGGGGAGTACGAGGCGCTCGGCGTCGCTCGCATCTCATATGGACCCACGACGCAGCGCGTCGCGCTGACCGCGCTGCAGGATCTCGCGGCCGACCTGTACGCGGACGGCGTCATCCCCGCCTCCACCCGCGCATTGAACTGA
- a CDS encoding TraR/DksA C4-type zinc finger protein, which yields MTSAASRTELRALLDELHDAATVRIAAIDETLEELRADRGSDVADDEHDPEGVTLSGEWSRAVALEEAARREIAEIDEAVRRWEAGTYGICVDCGRGIPIARLRVRPFATRCVSCAEKAGA from the coding sequence ATGACCTCCGCCGCGAGCCGGACAGAGCTGCGAGCGCTCCTCGACGAGCTGCACGACGCGGCCACCGTGCGCATCGCGGCGATCGACGAGACGCTCGAGGAGCTCCGCGCAGATCGCGGCTCCGACGTCGCCGACGACGAGCATGATCCCGAGGGCGTCACGCTGTCGGGGGAGTGGTCCCGCGCTGTCGCCCTCGAGGAAGCCGCCCGCCGGGAGATCGCCGAGATCGACGAGGCCGTCAGGCGCTGGGAGGCCGGCACCTACGGAATCTGCGTCGACTGCGGTCGGGGCATCCCGATCGCGCGGCTTCGCGTGCGACCCTTCGCGACCCGCTGCGTGTCGTGCGCCGAGAAGGCCGGCGCCTGA
- a CDS encoding DUF503 domain-containing protein, with the protein MWIGWIEFDLLLGDVRSLKEKRGVLRPLVAELSRRTEAAAAEVGEHDLHRRARIGVSIVASGSSHVRDVLDHAERLVADHPEVTLLSARRGLHSSED; encoded by the coding sequence ATGTGGATCGGGTGGATTGAGTTCGACCTGCTGCTCGGCGACGTCCGCTCGCTCAAAGAGAAGCGCGGCGTGCTGCGCCCGCTCGTCGCCGAGTTGAGCCGGCGCACCGAGGCGGCCGCCGCGGAGGTCGGCGAGCACGACCTGCACCGCCGGGCGAGAATCGGCGTCTCGATCGTGGCGTCAGGGTCGTCGCACGTGCGTGATGTGCTCGACCACGCCGAGCGCCTGGTCGCCGACCACCCCGAGGTGACGCTGCTGTCGGCGCGCCGCGGCCTGCATTCCAGCGAGGACTGA
- a CDS encoding YchJ family metal-binding protein, whose translation MSFGAAASRAAFDGFPRVADADPCPCGSGERFAGCCAPALRGTPAPTAERLMRSRYTAFVVGDAAYLSETWHPGTRPDDLTLDPDQRWTGLEIAAVGEGAEADKRGVVEFRAAWRHGRDRGVLHERSRFVQQGGRWWYLDGRIDPA comes from the coding sequence GTGTCGTTCGGCGCCGCGGCATCCCGTGCCGCCTTCGACGGCTTTCCTCGCGTCGCCGACGCCGATCCCTGCCCGTGCGGGAGCGGCGAACGCTTCGCCGGATGCTGCGCCCCCGCCTTGCGCGGAACGCCGGCGCCGACCGCTGAGCGTTTGATGCGGTCGCGGTACACGGCGTTCGTGGTGGGCGACGCGGCGTATCTGAGCGAGACCTGGCATCCGGGCACGCGTCCCGACGACCTGACCCTCGATCCGGACCAGCGCTGGACCGGACTCGAGATCGCCGCCGTCGGGGAGGGAGCCGAGGCCGACAAGCGGGGCGTCGTCGAGTTCCGCGCCGCCTGGCGCCACGGCCGCGATCGCGGCGTGCTGCACGAGCGGAGCCGCTTCGTTCAGCAGGGCGGGCGCTGGTGGTACCTCGACGGCCGGATCGATCCGGCGTGA
- the rpsA gene encoding 30S ribosomal protein S1 → MTTATTAPATKQVAINDIGSAEDFLAAVEKTLKFFNDGDLIEGTVVKIDRDEVLLDVGYKTEGVIPSRELSIKHDVDPNEVVKVGDEVEALVLQKEDKEGRLILSKKRAQYERAWGDVEKIKENDGVVTGSVIEVVKGGLIVDIGLRGFLPASLIELRRVRDLTPYLGQEIEAKILELDKNRNNVVLSRRALLEQTQSESRTTFLNNLHKGQVRKGTVSSIVNFGAFVDLGGVDGLVHVSELSWKHIEHASEVVEVGQEVTVEILEVDLDRERVSLSLKATQEDPWQVFARTHAIGQVAPGKVTKLVPFGAFVRVADGIEGLVHISELSGKHVELAEQVVSVGEEVFVKIIDIDLERRRISLSLKQANESVDPNGTEFDPALYGMVTEYDEHGEYKYPEGFDPETNAWLEGFDEQREKWEQEYAAAHSRWEAHKAAVTKALEAEAAAPAETGSSSFSSDSSPVGTLADDEALAALREKLSGR, encoded by the coding sequence ATGACTACCGCAACGACCGCCCCGGCCACCAAGCAGGTCGCGATCAACGACATCGGATCTGCCGAGGACTTCCTGGCCGCGGTCGAGAAGACCCTGAAGTTCTTCAACGACGGCGACCTCATCGAGGGCACCGTGGTGAAGATCGACCGCGACGAGGTCCTCCTCGACGTCGGTTACAAGACCGAGGGCGTCATCCCCTCGCGTGAGCTTTCCATCAAGCACGACGTCGACCCCAACGAGGTCGTCAAGGTCGGCGACGAGGTCGAAGCCCTCGTTCTCCAGAAGGAGGACAAGGAAGGCCGCCTCATCCTCTCGAAGAAGCGCGCACAGTACGAGCGTGCGTGGGGCGACGTCGAGAAGATCAAGGAGAACGACGGTGTGGTCACCGGCTCCGTGATCGAGGTCGTCAAGGGTGGTCTGATCGTCGACATCGGCCTGCGTGGCTTCCTCCCCGCATCGCTCATCGAGCTCCGCCGCGTCCGCGACCTCACGCCGTACCTCGGCCAGGAGATCGAGGCGAAGATCCTCGAGCTCGACAAGAACCGCAACAACGTCGTGCTCTCGCGCCGCGCCCTGCTCGAGCAGACGCAGTCCGAGTCGCGCACCACGTTCCTCAACAACCTCCACAAGGGCCAGGTCCGCAAGGGCACGGTCTCGTCGATCGTCAACTTCGGTGCGTTCGTCGACCTCGGTGGCGTCGACGGTCTCGTCCACGTCTCGGAGCTCTCGTGGAAGCACATCGAGCACGCGTCCGAGGTCGTCGAGGTCGGCCAGGAGGTCACCGTCGAGATCCTCGAGGTGGACCTCGACCGTGAGCGCGTCTCGTTGTCGCTGAAGGCGACGCAGGAGGACCCGTGGCAGGTCTTCGCCCGCACGCACGCGATCGGTCAGGTCGCGCCGGGCAAGGTCACCAAGCTCGTTCCGTTCGGTGCGTTCGTGCGTGTTGCAGACGGCATCGAGGGTCTCGTGCACATCTCCGAGCTGTCGGGCAAGCACGTCGAGCTCGCCGAGCAGGTCGTGTCGGTCGGCGAAGAGGTCTTCGTCAAGATCATCGACATCGACCTCGAGCGTCGCCGCATCTCGCTCTCGCTGAAGCAGGCGAACGAGTCGGTCGACCCCAACGGCACCGAGTTCGACCCGGCCCTGTACGGCATGGTCACCGAGTACGACGAGCACGGCGAGTACAAGTACCCGGAGGGCTTCGACCCCGAGACGAACGCGTGGCTCGAAGGCTTCGACGAGCAGCGCGAGAAGTGGGAGCAGGAGTACGCCGCCGCCCACTCGCGCTGGGAGGCCCACAAGGCCGCCGTCACCAAGGCCCTCGAGGCCGAGGCGGCTGCTCCGGCCGAGACCGGCTCGTCCTCGTTCTCGTCCGACAGCAGCCCTGTGGGCACGCTGGCCGACGACGAGGCACTCGCGGCTCTGCGTGAGAAGCTCTCGGGTCGCTGA
- a CDS encoding SDR family oxidoreductase, producing MARILIFGGHGKVTLLLEPLLVAQGHTVTAVIRNAAHEAEVAATGAQPLVADVEALDLDQLVNIVAGNDVVVWSAGAGGGDPSRTYAVDRDAAIRSMDAAAAADVLRYVMVSWLGSRADHGIASDASFFPYADAKWAADAHLAAGALDWTILAPGTLTLDPPTGRIALDPEERGAVPRADVAAVIAATIADDSTIGRTIRFGAGDEIIGHAIAG from the coding sequence ATGGCCCGCATCCTGATCTTCGGCGGCCACGGCAAGGTCACTCTGCTGCTGGAGCCGCTGCTCGTGGCGCAGGGGCACACGGTGACCGCGGTGATCCGCAACGCGGCACACGAGGCGGAGGTCGCGGCGACGGGCGCGCAGCCGCTCGTCGCCGATGTCGAGGCGCTGGACCTCGACCAGCTCGTCAACATCGTGGCCGGCAACGACGTCGTCGTCTGGTCCGCCGGGGCCGGCGGCGGCGACCCGTCGCGCACGTACGCGGTCGACCGCGATGCCGCGATCCGCTCCATGGACGCGGCTGCGGCGGCCGACGTGCTGCGCTACGTGATGGTGTCGTGGCTGGGCTCGCGCGCGGACCACGGCATCGCGTCCGACGCCTCGTTCTTCCCTTACGCCGACGCGAAATGGGCCGCGGACGCGCACCTCGCCGCGGGCGCGCTCGACTGGACGATCCTCGCGCCCGGTACCCTCACGCTGGATCCGCCGACCGGCCGCATCGCACTCGATCCGGAAGAACGCGGCGCGGTCCCGCGCGCGGACGTGGCCGCGGTGATCGCTGCGACGATCGCGGACGACTCGACGATCGGCCGGACCATCCGGTTCGGCGCCGGCGACGAGATCATCGGCCACGCGATCGCGGGCTGA
- a CDS encoding GIY-YIG nuclease family protein translates to MPADAPVALCEGHLAAAGEWAGAQYGVTDALPSPCRLCGSRLGVRYPSGWLCAVCEWRHGDLPDDDVAPPRVDVVYYLRYGDRVKIGTSANPRQRFGAIWHDELLAFERGGRALEQRRHLQFAADRFPGTEWFRRSDALSAHIAVLAAGVDDPWHLHVRWLSEALAARG, encoded by the coding sequence GTGCCTGCGGACGCTCCGGTCGCGCTGTGCGAGGGTCATCTCGCGGCGGCGGGGGAGTGGGCAGGCGCCCAGTACGGCGTCACCGATGCACTGCCGTCGCCGTGCCGGCTGTGCGGGTCGCGGCTGGGCGTCCGCTATCCGTCCGGCTGGCTGTGCGCCGTGTGCGAATGGCGCCATGGCGACCTGCCCGACGACGACGTCGCGCCGCCCCGCGTCGACGTCGTGTACTACCTGCGCTACGGCGACCGCGTGAAGATCGGCACGAGCGCGAACCCGCGTCAGCGCTTCGGGGCCATCTGGCATGACGAGCTGCTGGCGTTCGAGCGTGGCGGGCGTGCGCTCGAGCAGCGACGGCACCTGCAATTCGCCGCCGATCGCTTCCCTGGGACGGAGTGGTTCCGCCGCTCCGACGCACTGTCCGCCCACATCGCGGTGCTGGCCGCCGGCGTCGACGACCCGTGGCACCTCCACGTCCGCTGGCTGAGCGAGGCGCTCGCGGCGCGCGGGTGA
- a CDS encoding ATP-binding protein encodes MTAAKRGEPEGPAARSRTGGTAPDGADHTRGRTATLNQLLLAAVVFVLGVLVAIGPFGGEPVLFFLGVVVVVAVTAVTLVVPWSRLPYGWVAVVPAIDIVAITLMQVAAPETALGLLWIFPATWLAGGFGLLGLFGVIVAIAGIVSVLTALSAAEVTYRTFLLPLVIIAVAVTSHLNARRSDAQRMLLAKQSQLLASVLARTRRQEQVVTEVLDAVDFGVVRMGTSGRVAVTNEAHGRLLQGFELEYDGTEVPAFRDDGTSPLPPDELPLERARRGEAFDDQVVWFGPEPGPRRALTVTARRLTDPDGGDAGAVVVSRDVTAELNALRARDDLVASVSHELRTPLTSILGYLDLAIEDPDTPDAVRASLDVAERNAERLLRIVADILAASSSSPSSVEASLAPQLLDVRDLVRAAAADALPRATARAIIIDETGLEPATAWADPLRLRQVVDNLVSNAIAYNKDGGTVFVGTTTDGTSSWILVRDTGVGITDADRSRLFQRYYKAGGERRAGTGLGLAITRDIVRAHGGELALHSAPGVGSTFIVKLPSIGPEGDER; translated from the coding sequence ATGACCGCCGCGAAACGGGGCGAGCCGGAGGGGCCCGCGGCGCGCTCCCGCACGGGCGGGACCGCGCCGGATGGCGCCGATCACACGCGCGGTCGCACCGCGACGCTGAACCAGCTGCTGCTCGCGGCGGTGGTGTTCGTGCTCGGCGTGCTCGTGGCGATCGGGCCGTTCGGCGGCGAGCCGGTGCTCTTCTTCCTCGGCGTGGTCGTCGTGGTCGCGGTGACGGCCGTCACGCTCGTCGTGCCGTGGAGCCGCCTGCCCTACGGCTGGGTCGCGGTGGTGCCCGCCATCGACATCGTCGCGATCACCCTGATGCAGGTCGCGGCGCCCGAGACGGCCCTCGGGCTCCTGTGGATCTTCCCGGCGACGTGGCTCGCCGGCGGCTTCGGCCTGCTGGGGCTCTTCGGCGTCATCGTCGCGATCGCGGGCATCGTCAGCGTGCTCACCGCGCTGAGCGCCGCCGAGGTGACGTACCGGACCTTCCTGCTGCCGCTCGTGATCATCGCCGTCGCCGTCACGAGCCACCTCAACGCCCGGCGCTCGGATGCCCAGCGCATGCTGCTGGCGAAGCAGTCGCAACTGCTCGCCAGTGTGCTCGCGCGCACCAGACGTCAGGAGCAGGTGGTCACCGAGGTGCTGGATGCCGTCGACTTCGGCGTCGTGCGGATGGGGACGAGCGGGCGCGTCGCGGTCACGAACGAGGCCCACGGGAGGCTCCTGCAGGGATTCGAGCTCGAATACGACGGCACCGAGGTGCCGGCGTTCCGCGACGACGGCACCTCGCCGCTGCCGCCTGACGAGCTTCCGCTCGAGCGCGCGCGCCGCGGTGAGGCGTTCGACGATCAGGTGGTGTGGTTCGGGCCAGAGCCCGGACCCCGCCGCGCGCTCACGGTCACGGCGCGACGCCTCACCGACCCCGACGGCGGCGACGCCGGCGCGGTGGTCGTCTCGCGGGACGTGACGGCCGAGCTCAACGCCCTCCGGGCCCGCGACGACCTGGTCGCCTCGGTGTCGCACGAGCTGCGCACCCCGCTCACGTCGATCCTGGGCTACCTCGACCTCGCCATCGAGGACCCCGACACCCCCGACGCGGTGCGGGCGAGCCTCGACGTCGCCGAGCGCAACGCCGAGCGCCTGCTCCGGATCGTGGCGGACATCCTCGCGGCGTCCAGCTCGTCGCCGTCGTCGGTCGAGGCATCTCTGGCCCCTCAACTCCTCGACGTGCGCGACCTCGTGCGGGCCGCAGCCGCCGACGCACTGCCGAGGGCGACCGCCCGGGCGATCATCATCGACGAGACGGGTCTCGAGCCCGCGACCGCCTGGGCCGACCCGCTGCGGCTGCGGCAGGTCGTCGACAACCTCGTGTCGAACGCCATCGCCTACAACAAGGACGGCGGCACGGTGTTCGTCGGCACCACGACCGACGGCACGTCGAGCTGGATCCTGGTGCGCGACACCGGCGTCGGCATCACGGACGCCGACCGGTCGCGACTCTTCCAGCGGTACTACAAGGCCGGCGGCGAACGCCGGGCCGGCACCGGCCTCGGCCTCGCGATCACCCGCGACATCGTGCGCGCCCACGGGGGCGAGCTCGCCCTGCACAGCGCGCCCGGCGTCGGTTCGACCTTCATCGTGAAGCTGCCTTCGATCGGCCCGGAAGGAGACGAGCGATGA